Proteins encoded in a region of the Vicia villosa cultivar HV-30 ecotype Madison, WI linkage group LG5, Vvil1.0, whole genome shotgun sequence genome:
- the LOC131606158 gene encoding expansin-A23-like encodes MANSLVILAIFTILLVKVIGRMPIDSRWHDAHATFYGDINGGETMQGACGYGNLFEQGYGLETTALSTSLFNEGYTCGACFEIKCVNNPQWCKTDVGSITVTATNFCPPNYSKPDGNWCNPPQKHFDLSMKMFTTIAIYEAGITPVQYRRVPCVKSGGVRFELRGNPYFLMVLIYNVANAGDIVRVAIKGSNSDWVQMTHNWGQVWHTGLNLVGQDLTFWVTTSDKKALQFISLAPSNWQFGQTYEGSINF; translated from the exons ATGGCTAACTCTTTAGTTATTTTAGCCATTTTCACAATTCTCTTAGTAAAGGTGATAGGTCGCATGCCAATTGACTCAAGATGGCATGATGCACATGCAACCTTCTATGGTGACATAAATGGTGGCGAAACCATGC AGGGGGCATGTGGTTATGGAAATCTCTTCGAACAAGGGTATGGCCTTGAAACCACTGCACTAAGCACATCACTATTTAACGAAGGCTATACTTGTGGCGCGTGTTTTGAAATCAAGTGTGTCAACAATCCTCAATGGTGCAAAACAGACGTCGGCTCAATCACTGTGACTGCAACAAATTTTTGCCCTCCCAATTACTCCAAACCAGATGGAAATTGGTGTAACCCTCCACAAAAACACTTTGACTTGAGCATGAAAATGTTCACAACTATTGCCATTTACGAAGCAGGGATCACTCCAGTTCAATATCGACGTGTTCCATGTGTCAAAAGTGGCGGTGTTAGGTTTGAGCTTAGAGGAAACCCTTACTTTTTGATGGTTTTGATTTACAATGTTGCCAATGCTGGCGATATTGTACGTGTGGCCATTAAAGGGAGTAACTCTGATTGGGTTCAAATGACACATAATTGGGGACAAGTTTGGCATACTGGACTCAATTTGGTTGGACAAGACCTAACATTTTGGGTTACTACAAGTGATAAAAAAGCTTTGCAATTTATTTCTCTTGCTCCTTCCAATTGGCAATTTGGACAAACCTACGAGGGTTCAATAAActtttaa
- the LOC131603471 gene encoding uncharacterized protein LOC131603471, with product MVYKVKAKNEQVSDAFDYGGNNCTMTFGNIQKEFATCCAHEFTKVIMEELGDRKFSVLIDESRSVEERFIALHHVKDTTSQSLNDALYGIFDKYMLSISRIQGQGYDEAFNMRGEFNGLQRKILDENSYAFSVHCYALYLQLVVVSVASSCSSIHDFFQYISLIVTTTSASCIPVSNMNDEIPARGRSRVEGWTITNLHHYCSELCYVAIDKLCMERDHCFSEGSNIILDFFSCLDFKNSFSKFDINKLARLADIYHADLSDDDRGTIRDRLETYVLQVKINVSFSTYEDVQCLATKIVQTEKHWAFALVYKLIELALIFC from the exons ATGGTATATAAGGTAAAAGCTAAGAATGAACAAGTGAGCGATGCTTTTGACTATGGTGGAAATAATTGCACAATGACTTTCGGTAACATTCAAAAGGAGTTTGCAACGTGTTGTGCACATGAATTTACtaaggtgattatggaagagcttgGTGATAGAAAATTCTCCGTGCTTATTGATGAGTCAC GGAGTGTTGAAGAACGATTTATTGCTCTACATCATGTCAAAGATACTACATCTCAGTCATTAAATGATGCTCTTTATGGTATTTTTGATAAGTACATGTTATCTATTTCAAGGATACAAGGGCAAGGATATGATGAAGCTTTCAATATGAGAGGTGAATTTAATGGTTTGCAAAGAAAGATTCTAGATGAAAACTCTTATGCTTTCTCTGTCCATTGTTATGCTCTCTATTTGCAATTAGTTGTTGTGTCTGTTGCTAGCAGTTGCTCAtctattcatgatttctttcaATACATCTCCTTGATTGTGACCACAACAAGTGCATCAT GTATTCCGGTGTCAAATATGAATGACGAAATACCAGCTCGGGGTCGTTCAAGGGTAGAAGGGTGGACTATCACTAATCTTCATCATTACTGTTCAGAGCTTTGTTATGTTGCTATTGACAAATTATGTATGGAAAGGGATCACTGCTTTAGTGAAGGAAGTAACATTATCCTTGATTTCTTCTCATGTCTTGACTTCAAGAACTCTTTCTCCAAGTTTGATATTAATAAGCTTGCTCGTCTTGCTGATATTTATCATGCAGACCTTTCTGATGATGACCGTGGAACAATAAGGGATCGACTTGAGACTTATGTTCTTCAAGTGAAAATAAATGTTTCATTTTCCACTTATGAAGATGTTCAATGTTTGGCTACGAAGATAGTTCAAACTGAGAAACATTGGGCATTTGCATTGGTTTACAAACTTATTGAGTTAGCTTTGATATTCTGttga